The Bacteroidota bacterium genome contains a region encoding:
- a CDS encoding TolC family protein: MKIKVFLMLVFGFLGMTVTAQDTLTLYQAIEAGLENNYSIIIAKNDVQIARNDNTLGNAGFLPAVGINASQNNTITTTHQEQFNGTVKDVSNGHNTNYNAGIQLTWTLFDGFSMFISKNMLEVLEKMGETEARVVIENTVSEIILNYYGIIQQEKMIQVLRDAVDLSLQRKKIAEAKLSLGSGSQLMLLQSTVDLNTDSTNLIKELAAVRHTKADLNRLLARNPEILFEVIDTINMASRLSYDTLLARARSQNADLMIARSTMDLDFLALREARSQRYPRLNFQAGYNYNQLSSQTGFSQYNLSYGSSYGLTFSYPIYSGFNVNLTIRNAELQLNSSDIQVRSTESDVHNNLFKIFIDYLTNLQVVTLQTANQAVARENVIVAFEKYRLGTISDIDLRDTQKKFIDAQYQLLLSQFEAKKAEIELLRLSGDLFRSVGN, encoded by the coding sequence ATGAAAATAAAGGTTTTTCTGATGCTGGTTTTTGGTTTTCTGGGCATGACCGTTACTGCACAGGACACCCTCACTCTTTACCAGGCTATAGAGGCCGGGCTGGAAAACAATTATTCAATTATCATTGCAAAAAATGATGTTCAGATAGCCAGGAATGATAATACATTAGGCAATGCCGGCTTCTTGCCCGCAGTTGGTATTAATGCCAGTCAGAATAATACCATCACCACCACTCACCAGGAGCAATTCAATGGGACGGTGAAAGATGTCTCAAATGGGCATAACACTAATTATAACGCCGGTATTCAGCTCACATGGACCTTGTTCGACGGTTTCAGCATGTTCATCAGTAAAAACATGCTGGAAGTGCTGGAGAAAATGGGTGAGACGGAAGCACGCGTTGTTATTGAGAATACGGTATCCGAAATTATTTTGAATTACTATGGTATCATACAGCAGGAAAAGATGATTCAGGTGCTTCGTGATGCTGTGGATCTGTCGCTGCAACGGAAAAAAATAGCAGAGGCTAAGTTGTCACTTGGTTCCGGATCACAGCTCATGCTCCTGCAGTCAACGGTTGACCTGAATACCGACAGCACTAACCTGATCAAGGAACTGGCGGCTGTCAGGCACACCAAGGCTGATCTGAACCGTCTGCTGGCCCGCAATCCGGAAATTCTTTTTGAAGTCATCGACACAATAAACATGGCCTCCCGGCTGTCGTATGATACGCTTCTGGCCAGAGCCCGGTCGCAGAATGCTGACCTGATGATAGCCAGAAGCACGATGGACCTGGATTTCCTTGCCCTCAGGGAGGCCCGGTCGCAGCGATATCCAAGGCTCAACTTCCAGGCCGGTTACAACTATAACCAGCTCAGTTCACAAACCGGATTCTCACAGTATAACCTGAGTTATGGTTCATCGTACGGATTGACCTTTTCATACCCGATTTACAGTGGCTTCAATGTGAACCTGACCATCAGGAATGCAGAATTGCAGCTTAATTCCAGCGATATCCAGGTCAGAAGCACTGAGTCGGATGTGCATAATAACCTCTTCAAGATTTTTATTGATTACCTGACCAACCTGCAGGTGGTCACTTTGCAAACGGCCAACCAGGCTGTAGCCAGGGAAAATGTGATCGTAGCTTTCGAAAAATACCGCCTTGGCACCATCAGCGACATAGACCTGCGGGATACACAGAAAAAATTCATCGATGCACAGTATCAGCTCTTATTGTCACAATTTGAAGCCAAAAAAGCTGAAATCGAATTGCTGCGTTTAAGCGGCGACCTTTTCCGATCAGTCGGAAATTGA
- the tnpA gene encoding IS200/IS605 family transposase, producing the protein MIFWINGIGIHSNAMALHSCTRIWIHLIWGTYRKKLVISDLLNDELNATIRSKANQLGIRIFAINIQPDHIHVLLQLPSNVSISIVAKQLKDTSCRLISLYVNGFSDFSWQRGFGAFSVSSSAVDIVKRYIKAQDVQHSRMSFHEEYELWDRMYNKDTHVQRQMQIGFRPAL; encoded by the coding sequence ATGATTTTTTGGATTAATGGTATAGGAATCCATTCCAATGCTATGGCGTTACATTCCTGTACAAGGATCTGGATACACCTGATCTGGGGAACATATAGAAAGAAATTGGTCATCAGCGATTTGCTCAATGATGAGCTCAATGCCACCATCCGTTCAAAAGCAAATCAGCTTGGAATTAGGATATTCGCCATCAATATCCAGCCCGATCATATTCACGTTTTGCTGCAATTACCATCAAATGTCAGTATCTCCATCGTCGCTAAACAATTAAAAGATACTTCATGCAGATTGATCAGCCTTTATGTAAATGGTTTTTCTGATTTCAGCTGGCAGAGAGGATTTGGGGCTTTCTCAGTCAGTTCATCGGCAGTGGATATTGTCAAACGTTATATTAAGGCTCAGGACGTTCAGCACAGCCGGATGTCATTTCATGAGGAGTACGAATTATGGGACAGAATGTACAATAAAGATACTCATGTGCAGAGGCAAATGCAAATAGGTTTTCGGCCGGCTTTGTAA
- a CDS encoding class I SAM-dependent methyltransferase: MKGSIIYLITQLLFIVVILVFLIRYLWGMFFGKSYYPAAWEENANSGFIPPLLVKLEKKYPDKVRFFSFWFQIERLKKEHIPGSFAELGVYKGVTAKIIHTIDPTRKFYLFDTFEGFTNMDLRTEIGEAATYTSEHFSDTNVEKVKRYISGNQNIIFRQGYFPDSAAGLENETYALVSMDADLYNPTKKGLEYFYPRLSPGGVIIIHDYNYKWEGILKAVDEFVEQIPESLVPVADIESSVMIVKSK, encoded by the coding sequence ATGAAGGGCAGCATTATTTATTTGATCACACAGCTTCTGTTCATCGTTGTCATCCTTGTATTCCTTATCAGATACTTATGGGGAATGTTTTTCGGGAAATCATACTACCCCGCCGCATGGGAAGAGAATGCCAATAGTGGATTTATCCCACCATTACTGGTAAAACTCGAAAAGAAGTACCCCGATAAAGTCCGGTTTTTCAGTTTCTGGTTTCAGATTGAGCGTTTAAAAAAAGAACATATACCGGGCTCTTTTGCAGAACTTGGTGTTTATAAAGGTGTAACAGCCAAAATAATTCACACCATCGATCCAACACGAAAGTTTTATCTTTTCGACACTTTTGAAGGGTTTACCAATATGGATCTCAGAACAGAAATCGGGGAGGCCGCGACATACACTTCTGAACATTTCTCCGATACCAATGTTGAAAAGGTCAAACGCTATATAAGTGGGAATCAAAATATTATATTCCGGCAGGGATATTTCCCGGATTCCGCAGCCGGACTGGAAAATGAGACCTATGCATTGGTCAGTATGGATGCTGATCTGTATAATCCGACCAAAAAAGGGCTTGAATATTTTTATCCTCGTCTGTCACCAGGTGGAGTGATTATCATACATGATTATAATTATAAATGGGAAGGAATTCTAAAAGCTGTTGATGAGTTCGTTGAGCAGATCCCTGAGAGCCTGGTGCCAGTGGCAGATATTGAAAGCAGTGTGATGATTGTTAAGTCCAAATAA
- a CDS encoding trypsin-like serine protease: MKIQFIFLVFIVSFFSGSAIAQISQGGLPPGIVYHLPDQISEINIGQIDDEALRMEDTRRDETGEPFRFAVTIKTDLSLSNSGTWDIIAGQTRIWRLKITSQGALALGLYYDKFHLPAGSKLFLYNDDKTQVIGAFTSDNNTPAGLFATELIKGSSVILEYSESIYTSQPVQIHVSEVAHAYRGVGILSNGGIRGFGDSGSCEVNINCSEGQSWQDAKRGVVRISVKNGSSLFWCTGSLVNNTSHDYSPYLLTADHCGFYSGEYVSPQDLNQWIFYFNYEAENCSKPVNEPQYQTMTGTSLIAHGGETGNTGSDFFLLLLNQNVPGTYNPYFIGWNNQNAGTQSGVSIHHPQGDIKKVSTYTSPTLTTQWNGNGLQSHWKVTWNETANGHGITEGGSSGAPLLDNEGYIIGTLTGGESSCTNLNGPDFFGKLSWHWESNGTTPDKHLKEWLDPENTGTQKLTGSFYGNITVANFTTDTSIIPIGGRVNFSDLSAGQPDTWNWSFEGGDPASSTDQNPSGIRYDTYGFYDVKLIITNDATSDTLLRKDYIKVIPVISPNPSRGEFKVFLGKDVKELPGMKIFSLPGEEVQPVFIHGSPSEMSITLENASAGFYLLKVASSQSTIYSKIILIK, from the coding sequence ATGAAGATACAGTTCATATTTCTTGTTTTTATCGTGTCATTTTTCTCTGGTTCAGCCATTGCCCAGATAAGCCAGGGCGGGCTGCCACCGGGTATAGTTTATCATCTTCCGGATCAGATTTCCGAAATTAATATCGGACAGATCGACGACGAGGCTTTGCGCATGGAAGATACCAGGCGTGATGAAACCGGTGAACCTTTCCGTTTTGCAGTCACTATCAAAACTGACCTATCGCTATCCAACTCAGGAACATGGGATATCATTGCAGGACAAACCAGGATATGGCGATTAAAAATAACCTCACAGGGAGCACTTGCACTTGGCCTTTACTATGATAAATTTCATCTGCCTGCCGGCTCAAAGCTATTCCTTTACAATGATGACAAAACCCAGGTCATAGGTGCCTTTACAAGTGATAATAACACCCCTGCAGGGCTCTTTGCCACGGAATTAATTAAAGGTTCATCGGTGATACTCGAATATTCCGAGTCCATTTACACTTCACAACCGGTTCAGATTCATGTATCAGAGGTTGCTCATGCATACCGCGGCGTCGGTATATTATCCAACGGGGGCATTCGTGGTTTTGGCGATTCAGGCTCCTGCGAAGTAAATATCAATTGCAGCGAGGGACAATCATGGCAGGATGCAAAAAGAGGGGTTGTCAGGATATCAGTTAAAAATGGCTCCTCCCTTTTCTGGTGTACAGGTTCTCTTGTAAATAACACCAGCCACGATTACTCTCCATATCTTTTGACAGCCGACCATTGTGGATTTTATTCAGGAGAATATGTGTCGCCGCAGGACCTGAACCAATGGATCTTTTATTTTAACTATGAGGCGGAGAATTGCAGTAAACCGGTTAATGAGCCACAGTACCAAACGATGACCGGAACAAGCCTGATAGCGCACGGAGGTGAAACCGGAAATACAGGCTCTGATTTTTTTCTGCTCCTTTTGAATCAGAATGTGCCCGGGACATATAATCCCTATTTTATCGGCTGGAATAACCAAAATGCCGGCACTCAGAGTGGTGTGAGCATCCATCATCCGCAGGGCGACATAAAAAAAGTGTCGACCTATACCTCACCGACCCTAACCACACAATGGAATGGAAACGGATTGCAATCGCACTGGAAGGTGACATGGAATGAAACAGCCAATGGTCATGGCATCACGGAAGGAGGTTCTTCGGGAGCACCTCTGCTTGACAATGAAGGATATATCATCGGCACGCTGACAGGAGGCGAGTCTTCATGCACCAACCTGAATGGCCCTGACTTCTTTGGGAAGCTTTCCTGGCATTGGGAATCCAATGGAACTACACCTGACAAGCATCTCAAAGAATGGCTGGATCCGGAAAACACAGGCACACAAAAATTGACAGGATCATTTTACGGTAATATCACAGTTGCCAATTTTACCACTGATACAAGCATTATACCCATTGGAGGCCGTGTAAATTTTTCCGACCTGTCGGCAGGCCAGCCTGATACCTGGAATTGGAGTTTTGAAGGCGGTGATCCTGCATCGTCAACCGACCAGAATCCATCAGGCATCAGATATGATACATATGGCTTTTATGATGTAAAACTTATTATCACTAATGATGCAACCTCCGATACACTGCTGAGGAAGGATTATATTAAGGTCATCCCTGTCATTTCACCCAATCCATCCAGAGGCGAGTTTAAAGTCTTCCTTGGCAAAGATGTAAAGGAATTACCCGGCATGAAGATATTCAGTTTACCCGGTGAAGAAGTGCAGCCTGTTTTTATTCATGGCAGCCCCTCCGAAATGAGCATAACCCTTGAAAATGCAAGTGCAGGATTCTATCTTTTAAAGGTCGCTTCAAGTCAATCCACCATATATAGTAAAATCATTCTGATAAAATAA
- a CDS encoding PKD domain-containing protein: MKPGRIIPLLLTGILVFLMSTVSLAQISREGVPISFSAEGLAADFQTVDIEPLTQDIIQHVDDDMAGKPGPYRIGKTIPVNLSIDNAGTWTDLPYGGRIWRLKLHSGGALALSLYYDHFWLPKGGELYLYNDMKTQVIGAFTEFNNDGTGLFATEIIQGETVTLEYYQPNEDYGQPVISISDVAYIFRGVSFSNMSDSQTRGESSWCMININCPEGDDWQAEKKGVVHQYMILPAGYVGDCSGSMINNTTWDLTPYVLTANHCGEGCTQYMFNQWIFYFRYEASTCSGTSGPTNYSMTGCSLKAEGDFTGSDFALLLLNQNPPSSMQAYWNGWNRTNTPSPSGVGIHHPMGDIKKISTYTTTLGHSQWNNNGVLSHWKAYWAETENGTSIVEPGSSGSPLFDNEHRIVGDLSGSPIDQTCENPLYSLYGKVYWSWDQMGSLPEQQLKYWLDPVNTGDQYLPGTDGTVPQANFEASDETIPIHGSVDFTDLSQGSPTEWSWSFPGGTPSSSTDENPQDIVYNTYGNFSVTLTISNPYGNDTETKTAFIHVDDPPVAAFNASDTVVGVGGTITFTDASANSPTQWHWQFEGGTPSTSFNKNPAPIHYNTAGVYQVKLTATNDYGSDSEIRDDYITVYGAPVADFTVDSAMIPTGYAVNFTDLSYGYPTSWEWTFAGGTPSSSEDQNPLGIVYNTAGIYPVSLTVSSPYGTSDTTKTDFITVIAPPQPNFSCFNSYILVGSSTIFTDQSTGDPDTWQWTFEGGTPETSILPVPVPIQYNSPGAFNVTLTVGNIWGNATLNKPDYIHAGYLPVANFSADNTVIIEGESVNFADLSTEDPVTWNWTFEGGTPGTSNEKNPSDILYSEHGTYDVTLKVFNEFGENTKTETDYIFVGGVGIDDQNGAAEGVFVFPNPTTGIVNMMFTGSVPDIRLIEVYNSFGNKVLYLDKPGSINKNIQMDLSGQRPGIYYLDIQTSDQVIIKKISLTR, from the coding sequence ATGAAACCAGGCAGGATTATTCCCTTATTGCTGACAGGAATTTTGGTATTTTTAATGTCAACAGTCTCCCTCGCACAAATCAGCCGCGAAGGAGTTCCCATAAGTTTTTCGGCTGAAGGTTTGGCGGCCGATTTTCAGACAGTAGATATTGAGCCGCTCACGCAGGATATTATCCAACATGTTGATGACGATATGGCTGGAAAACCCGGACCCTACCGGATTGGAAAGACTATTCCGGTCAATCTTTCAATTGACAATGCGGGGACGTGGACTGATCTGCCATATGGAGGCCGCATCTGGCGCCTTAAGCTGCATTCCGGGGGAGCATTGGCATTAAGCTTATACTATGACCATTTCTGGTTGCCAAAAGGCGGGGAGTTATACCTGTATAATGATATGAAAACCCAGGTGATAGGTGCATTCACCGAATTCAATAATGATGGAACTGGCCTTTTTGCCACGGAGATCATCCAGGGTGAAACGGTGACGCTTGAATATTATCAACCTAATGAGGACTATGGCCAACCCGTCATCAGCATTTCTGATGTTGCTTATATTTTCAGGGGTGTCTCTTTTTCAAATATGAGTGACTCCCAAACAAGAGGGGAATCCTCATGGTGCATGATCAATATAAACTGCCCGGAAGGTGATGACTGGCAGGCAGAAAAAAAAGGCGTCGTCCACCAATATATGATCCTTCCTGCTGGTTATGTAGGCGATTGTTCCGGATCAATGATCAACAATACAACATGGGATCTGACGCCTTATGTGCTGACAGCTAATCATTGTGGTGAGGGCTGCACCCAATACATGTTTAATCAGTGGATCTTTTACTTCAGGTATGAAGCCTCTACATGTAGTGGCACTTCAGGACCGACAAATTATTCCATGACAGGGTGTTCATTAAAGGCAGAGGGTGATTTTACCGGGTCGGACTTTGCTTTGCTCCTCCTCAATCAGAATCCTCCATCATCTATGCAGGCATACTGGAACGGATGGAACAGAACCAATACCCCAAGTCCCAGCGGGGTGGGAATTCATCACCCCATGGGAGATATCAAGAAAATTTCGACATATACAACTACACTGGGACATTCACAATGGAATAACAATGGTGTACTGTCACACTGGAAAGCTTACTGGGCAGAAACTGAAAATGGTACATCCATTGTTGAACCAGGTTCATCAGGATCTCCATTGTTTGATAATGAGCACAGAATCGTTGGTGATTTAAGTGGCAGTCCCATTGACCAGACTTGTGAAAATCCATTGTATTCGCTTTATGGTAAAGTTTATTGGTCATGGGACCAGATGGGCTCACTGCCTGAACAACAATTAAAATATTGGCTCGACCCGGTTAATACCGGTGATCAATATCTGCCTGGGACTGATGGCACTGTGCCGCAGGCAAATTTTGAAGCCAGTGATGAAACCATACCCATACATGGCAGTGTTGATTTCACTGACCTGTCACAGGGAAGCCCGACAGAATGGAGCTGGTCGTTTCCGGGTGGAACACCAAGCAGCTCGACCGATGAGAATCCACAAGATATTGTCTACAATACTTATGGTAATTTCAGTGTCACTCTTACCATCAGTAATCCCTATGGTAATGATACAGAAACCAAAACCGCATTTATCCATGTTGATGATCCGCCTGTGGCAGCATTTAATGCCAGCGATACAGTCGTTGGCGTTGGCGGAACAATAACTTTTACCGATGCTTCGGCCAATAGCCCCACACAATGGCACTGGCAGTTTGAGGGAGGAACACCCAGTACATCATTCAACAAAAATCCGGCTCCAATACACTATAATACGGCGGGTGTATATCAGGTCAAGTTAACTGCCACCAACGATTATGGCTCCGATTCGGAGATCAGGGATGATTATATCACTGTGTATGGTGCCCCTGTTGCTGATTTTACTGTTGACTCGGCCATGATACCGACAGGTTATGCTGTGAACTTCACCGACCTGTCGTATGGTTATCCAACCTCCTGGGAGTGGACATTTGCCGGGGGTACACCTTCATCATCGGAAGATCAGAATCCTCTGGGTATTGTGTACAACACGGCTGGCATATATCCTGTTTCACTGACCGTGTCGAGTCCATACGGCACAAGTGATACCACCAAAACAGATTTTATCACGGTGATAGCTCCACCACAGCCAAATTTCTCCTGTTTCAACAGTTATATTCTTGTAGGTTCGTCCACCATTTTCACCGACCAGTCGACCGGTGATCCTGACACATGGCAATGGACATTTGAAGGGGGCACTCCTGAAACATCAATACTGCCGGTGCCGGTGCCTATCCAGTACAATTCACCAGGTGCTTTCAATGTCACACTTACTGTTGGCAATATTTGGGGCAATGCCACCCTCAATAAACCGGATTATATTCATGCCGGTTATTTGCCTGTTGCCAATTTCTCAGCAGATAACACAGTTATCATAGAGGGGGAAAGTGTCAATTTCGCCGATTTATCGACAGAAGATCCCGTTACATGGAACTGGACTTTTGAAGGTGGCACTCCCGGAACTTCAAATGAGAAGAATCCATCTGATATCCTTTATAGTGAACATGGCACCTATGATGTTACTCTGAAGGTCTTTAATGAATTCGGAGAGAACACGAAGACCGAAACAGATTATATCTTTGTCGGAGGTGTTGGCATTGACGACCAGAACGGAGCGGCCGAAGGTGTATTTGTATTCCCCAATCCAACAACAGGTATAGTCAACATGATGTTTACCGGCAGTGTGCCAGATATCAGATTAATAGAAGTATATAATTCTTTTGGAAATAAAGTTCTCTATTTGGATAAACCAGGCAGCATCAATAAGAATATTCAAATGGATCTTTCAGGTCAGAGACCCGGCATATATTATCTGGACATCCAGACTTCTGATCAGGTGATCATCAAAAAGATATCGCTGACCAGGTAA
- a CDS encoding MFS transporter: MNEIKKALNESAIMRWSILLLVSLLMAANYYFYDVLSPLKSILQEHLNISSQNYGIIVGFYSFPNTFLLMAILGGIILDKMGIRPTGFLFAVFMVIGAFITAYGASELYHNGGLGYKFMGSFWRSYSPEVKMMSLGMLFFGLGAETSIVVISKILVKWFKGFEIALAFAINLGIARLGTALSFNLSPRLIKPDFWTFPIWFAVMLLLIGFISFCIYLMYDVKFDRQVKSQGSLLSKEEEFHFSDVGKLLTNRSFIFIALLCVTFYAAVFPFLKYAPDFFYHKYGMSRETSGDIASLLPYGTVLFTPLFGWFVDKKGRSASLMIYGSLMLILVHVLFTLTRFNVYILMITLGIAFSLVPAAMWPAVAKIVPVHRIGTAYGAMFSLQNLGLFAVPILAGHILDITNKGVTPQMIESGAKLFYTPTILMFVGFGILGFIFALLLKWDDKTSGYGLEVPSNKKD; this comes from the coding sequence ATGAATGAAATTAAAAAGGCTCTCAACGAATCAGCAATAATGCGGTGGTCGATATTGCTCCTGGTTAGCCTGCTTATGGCTGCGAACTATTATTTTTATGATGTCTTGTCTCCCCTTAAATCAATATTACAGGAACATCTGAATATTTCTTCACAGAATTATGGAATAATTGTCGGTTTTTATTCCTTTCCGAATACATTTCTTCTGATGGCGATTTTAGGGGGTATTATTCTGGATAAGATGGGCATTCGTCCTACAGGATTCCTTTTTGCAGTCTTTATGGTAATTGGTGCATTTATCACAGCATATGGTGCTTCTGAACTTTATCATAATGGTGGTCTGGGATATAAGTTTATGGGATCTTTCTGGAGATCATACTCACCTGAGGTAAAAATGATGTCTCTGGGTATGTTGTTTTTTGGTCTTGGTGCTGAAACTAGTATCGTTGTGATTAGTAAGATCCTGGTCAAATGGTTTAAGGGATTTGAAATCGCACTGGCTTTTGCTATTAATTTAGGCATTGCACGATTGGGTACTGCCCTTTCTTTCAACCTTTCCCCGAGATTAATCAAACCGGATTTCTGGACTTTTCCAATCTGGTTTGCCGTCATGCTTCTCTTGATCGGATTCATATCTTTTTGCATTTATCTTATGTATGATGTCAAATTTGACCGGCAGGTTAAATCGCAGGGGAGCCTGCTGTCAAAAGAAGAAGAATTTCACTTCAGTGATGTCGGAAAATTGCTTACTAACCGTTCTTTCATTTTCATTGCTTTACTCTGTGTGACATTTTATGCTGCAGTATTCCCATTTCTGAAATATGCCCCTGATTTCTTTTATCATAAATACGGAATGTCACGCGAAACAAGCGGTGACATTGCATCATTACTGCCTTATGGGACCGTTCTTTTCACTCCTTTATTCGGGTGGTTTGTCGATAAAAAAGGCAGAAGCGCATCACTAATGATTTATGGCTCATTAATGCTTATTCTGGTTCATGTCTTATTTACCCTGACAAGATTCAATGTATATATTTTAATGATTACGTTGGGAATTGCATTTTCATTGGTGCCGGCAGCCATGTGGCCTGCTGTAGCTAAAATAGTGCCTGTTCACAGGATCGGAACCGCATACGGTGCCATGTTCTCACTTCAGAATCTGGGATTGTTCGCAGTACCCATATTGGCAGGTCATATCCTGGATATAACCAATAAGGGAGTCACGCCGCAAATGATAGAGTCAGGTGCTAAACTCTTTTATACACCGACAATATTGATGTTTGTCGGTTTCGGTATACTTGGATTTATATTTGCCTTGTTATTGAAATGGGATGATAAAACTTCAGGTTACGGTCTTGAAGTACCCTCTAACAAGAAAGATTAA
- the rfaD gene encoding ADP-glyceromanno-heptose 6-epimerase — MIIVTGAAGFIGSCLVNKLNNKGFKDIVLVDNFSSPVKLRNIQHKIYLLEVERMNFFLWLKEHHRDVDFIFHLGARTDTTEFNKAVFDELNLNYSKSVWKACVEFDIPLIYASSAATYGLGEHGYDDSHSIVEKLKPLNPYGESKNEFDKWVLRQAHQPSYWSGIKFFNVYGPNEYHKGRMASVIFHAFNQVQQTGRVRLFRSHRPDYEDGKQLRDFIYVKDVVDVLYYLMKARPQPGLYNLGTGTARTFLDLARATFQSLDIKENIEFIDTPIDIRDKYQYFTEAKMDKLRSTGFDFPFYSLEAGIEEYVQGYLLQQAYY, encoded by the coding sequence ATGATCATCGTAACAGGCGCGGCAGGTTTTATCGGCAGTTGTCTGGTCAATAAGCTGAATAACAAAGGCTTTAAAGATATCGTCCTCGTCGATAATTTTTCCAGTCCGGTTAAGCTGAGGAACATACAGCATAAAATCTATCTGCTGGAAGTTGAACGGATGAATTTTTTCCTTTGGCTGAAGGAGCATCACAGGGATGTGGATTTCATATTCCATTTAGGTGCCCGCACCGATACGACCGAATTTAATAAGGCGGTTTTCGACGAACTGAACCTCAATTACTCGAAGTCTGTCTGGAAAGCCTGCGTGGAGTTTGATATCCCGCTAATTTATGCCTCATCGGCTGCTACCTATGGCTTAGGCGAACATGGCTATGATGACAGCCATTCAATTGTTGAAAAGCTCAAACCGCTTAATCCGTATGGTGAATCGAAAAATGAATTCGATAAATGGGTGCTTCGGCAGGCACACCAGCCTTCATACTGGTCGGGGATCAAATTCTTCAATGTTTATGGACCTAACGAATATCACAAGGGGCGCATGGCATCGGTGATTTTTCATGCCTTCAACCAGGTCCAACAGACAGGGAGAGTGCGGCTATTCCGTTCGCATCGTCCAGATTATGAAGACGGGAAGCAGCTTCGCGACTTTATCTATGTGAAAGATGTGGTAGATGTTTTATATTACCTCATGAAAGCCCGGCCTCAGCCCGGGCTATATAACCTCGGTACCGGCACGGCACGCACTTTTCTCGATCTGGCAAGGGCAACATTTCAATCGCTGGATATCAAAGAAAATATTGAATTTATCGACACACCCATAGACATCCGCGACAAGTACCAGTATTTCACCGAAGCCAAAATGGATAAGCTGCGCAGCACCGGCTTTGATTTTCCTTTCTACTCACTTGAAGCAGGAATTGAGGAATATGTGCAGGGATATTTGCTGCAGCAGGCTTATTATTGA
- a CDS encoding carboxypeptidase-like regulatory domain-containing protein yields the protein MKQIIHLRDQSFGILLFCCISLIFDCSFLSAGNRLPHGMNSPTTSVSKNPFIIEPESFTALGGNSTITGHVYIYGSDSIPIHDATITITDGSYTYSGITDFYGFYLINSIEAGTYTLTAEADGYVTQTIEDVVVGSHEVVTVDFYLMEFPIPPLPVTATLNDQKTEAFISWYDPVHCWSIVYDDDQADNATAWLQSGSMNAIRFTHSGYPFEILNLDG from the coding sequence ATGAAACAAATAATCCATCTGAGAGATCAGAGTTTCGGCATATTACTTTTTTGTTGCATTTCTCTGATATTTGATTGTTCTTTTTTATCGGCAGGCAACAGGCTACCGCATGGTATGAACAGCCCAACTACCTCCGTTTCAAAAAATCCGTTCATAATTGAACCGGAATCATTTACAGCCCTCGGGGGTAATAGCACCATTACCGGGCATGTTTATATATATGGTAGTGATTCCATTCCTATTCATGACGCCACAATCACTATCACGGATGGGTCTTATACCTATTCTGGCATAACAGACTTCTATGGATTTTATCTGATTAATTCCATTGAAGCGGGAACGTATACCCTTACGGCGGAAGCCGATGGATATGTAACACAGACCATTGAAGATGTTGTCGTCGGCTCCCATGAGGTTGTCACCGTTGATTTTTACTTAATGGAATTTCCTATTCCGCCTCTTCCGGTAACAGCAACGCTAAATGATCAGAAAACCGAAGCTTTTATAAGCTGGTATGATCCGGTTCACTGTTGGAGTATCGTATATGATGATGACCAGGCTGATAATGCGACAGCATGGCTCCAATCAGGAAGCATGAATGCAATCAGATTTACACATTCCGGGTATCCCTTTGAGATACTGAATCTTGATGGATAA